A region of uncultured Desulfobacter sp. DNA encodes the following proteins:
- a CDS encoding ATP-binding protein, which produces MNDKQLLAYYGLKWNPFLPSIPVEALWQPPSMNSFIFRLENMTMNGGFALISGEPGLGKSKTLQLIANKFGKLDEVVVGVMERPQSSVGDFYREMGVLFGVNLSPANRYGGFKDLRERWKNHVKTTLFRPILIIDEAQEMLTGCLNELRLLNSTDFDSQNLLTTILCGDTRLPERFRTRALMSLGSRMQFRMKLDPYIREDLMNYMDHCLNTAGAPHLMTKTLIKTLVDHCAGNLRVLNNMSSEMLSSGIEKELNQLDEKLFIEIFSRQPPKK; this is translated from the coding sequence ATGAACGACAAACAACTTCTGGCTTATTACGGCCTTAAATGGAATCCGTTTTTACCCAGTATTCCGGTGGAAGCATTATGGCAGCCACCATCAATGAACAGTTTTATTTTTCGCCTTGAAAATATGACCATGAATGGCGGGTTTGCATTGATCAGCGGCGAACCCGGCCTGGGCAAATCCAAAACACTACAGCTCATTGCTAATAAATTCGGCAAACTGGATGAGGTCGTTGTTGGAGTGATGGAACGTCCTCAAAGCAGTGTCGGTGATTTTTACCGTGAAATGGGTGTTTTATTTGGCGTCAATCTAAGCCCTGCCAACCGCTACGGCGGATTTAAGGACCTTCGTGAACGTTGGAAAAATCATGTGAAAACAACCTTGTTCCGACCCATCCTTATCATAGATGAGGCTCAGGAGATGCTGACCGGCTGTTTAAACGAGTTACGCCTGTTAAACAGCACGGATTTTGACTCCCAAAATCTGCTGACCACTATTTTGTGTGGAGATACCCGGCTGCCGGAACGATTTAGGACAAGGGCGTTGATGTCACTGGGAAGCCGGATGCAGTTCCGGATGAAGCTTGACCCTTATATCAGGGAAGACTTGATGAACTATATGGATCATTGCCTGAACACTGCCGGTGCACCGCATTTGATGACCAAAACCCTGATAAAAACTCTTGTGGACCATTGTGCCGGCAATTTACGGGTCCTGAACAATATGTCCTCTGAAATGTTGAGT
- a CDS encoding DDE-type integrase/transposase/recombinase, whose translation MNSKTQSPVDKWALFRFSVVGSLLAQPPAKGKLRKELERLACKFYIHPITNELTAFHFSTIESWYYKAKNAQDPIVALGRKVRSDYGGSIVFTPELIRLLGRQYRTYPNWSYKLHADNFAAELQEQNESVAIPSYSSVRRRMVERGWSRKPSVKKKQTAGMKAAAQRFEKHEIRGYEAEYVHGLWHLDFHEGSLRVVDNNGNWYTPKALCILDDHSRLCCHIQWYLGETTQDLIHGLTQAFFKRGLPRALMTDNGAAMTSHEFCNGLKKTGILHETTLPYSPYQNGKQEAFWGTLEGRLMAMLSKVKPLTLDYLNYTSQAWVEMEYNKNTHRDIGMPPIKCMLEGKGVSRPAPDEEHMRFAFTVCESRKQRKSDGTVSINSVRFEIPSRFHHIPQFHVCFTNWDKSIAWLMDPKTGKNIAPIYTQDKIKNASGKRKIQSRPEQTIVPDEPLRESEPALLRKLIAEYAQSGMPPAYLPKGES comes from the coding sequence ATGAACAGTAAAACCCAAAGTCCGGTTGATAAATGGGCTTTATTTCGCTTTTCCGTGGTTGGCAGCTTACTAGCTCAGCCGCCGGCCAAGGGAAAGTTGCGCAAAGAGTTGGAGCGGCTCGCCTGCAAGTTTTACATTCATCCCATTACAAACGAATTAACGGCTTTTCATTTTTCAACCATTGAAAGCTGGTACTACAAAGCAAAAAACGCCCAAGATCCTATTGTGGCCCTGGGCAGAAAGGTCCGTTCAGACTATGGAGGATCAATTGTATTTACCCCGGAATTGATCCGGTTGCTTGGCAGGCAATACCGCACCTATCCAAACTGGAGTTATAAGCTGCACGCAGATAATTTTGCAGCAGAACTTCAGGAACAAAATGAGTCAGTTGCAATCCCTTCCTACTCCAGCGTCAGGAGACGTATGGTGGAAAGGGGGTGGAGCAGGAAACCATCGGTAAAGAAAAAACAGACAGCGGGCATGAAAGCTGCCGCACAGCGATTTGAAAAGCATGAAATCCGTGGTTATGAGGCAGAATATGTTCACGGCCTGTGGCACCTGGATTTCCACGAAGGCAGCCTGCGGGTAGTAGATAACAATGGCAATTGGTATACACCCAAAGCCCTATGTATCCTTGACGACCATTCCCGTCTGTGTTGCCACATCCAATGGTATCTGGGTGAAACAACCCAAGATCTAATCCATGGACTGACCCAAGCATTTTTCAAACGAGGGCTGCCAAGGGCATTAATGACAGACAATGGCGCTGCCATGACTTCCCATGAGTTCTGCAACGGTCTTAAAAAAACTGGGATACTCCATGAGACAACGTTGCCCTACAGCCCTTATCAAAACGGTAAGCAGGAGGCCTTCTGGGGCACCCTTGAAGGCCGTCTGATGGCTATGTTGAGCAAGGTCAAACCCTTGACCCTGGACTATCTCAATTACACCAGTCAGGCCTGGGTCGAAATGGAGTACAACAAAAATACGCATCGTGATATCGGTATGCCGCCTATCAAATGCATGCTGGAAGGTAAAGGCGTTTCCCGTCCTGCACCGGATGAAGAACATATGCGGTTCGCCTTTACGGTATGCGAATCCAGAAAGCAAAGGAAGTCTGACGGCACCGTGTCCATCAACAGCGTCAGGTTTGAAATTCCTTCCCGGTTTCATCATATCCCGCAATTTCATGTCTGTTTTACCAATTGGGACAAATCCATAGCATGGCTCATGGACCCAAAAACAGGAAAAAACATTGCTCCCATCTATACCCAGGACAAAATCAAGAATGCGTCCGGAAAACGAAAGATCCAATCCAGGCCTGAACAGACGATTGTACCGGATGAGCCATTGAGGGAGTCAGAACCTGCTTTATTGAGAAAATTGATTGCTGAGTATGCCCAAAGCGGCATGCCACCGGCCTACCTGCCCAAAGGAGAATCATGA
- a CDS encoding helix-turn-helix domain-containing protein produces MLSEALRNESLFCKLYKIDLSTAERYREMKCPHCKGPLYYANYPRKPRGEPEGLSEEYFLQFSLCCGKEGCRRRLIPPTCRFLGKNIYWYAVIITIVSDWQHATDGIPISRLAEKVGISRNTLKRWINLFKEIFPESHSWKKIRGRVSPAIKNDTLPGSLLNFYRNQFPSIEKALIRCLSFLSQGSEMSQNIRAG; encoded by the coding sequence ATGCTATCAGAAGCACTAAGAAACGAAAGCCTTTTTTGTAAGCTATACAAGATAGACCTATCAACCGCTGAACGGTATCGAGAAATGAAGTGTCCCCACTGCAAAGGGCCACTGTATTATGCCAATTACCCACGCAAACCCCGTGGAGAACCAGAAGGACTATCTGAAGAATATTTTTTACAATTCAGTTTATGTTGCGGCAAGGAGGGGTGTCGGCGCCGTTTGATTCCTCCAACCTGCCGTTTTTTGGGAAAAAATATATACTGGTATGCCGTAATTATTACAATTGTATCTGACTGGCAGCATGCGACCGACGGCATTCCGATTTCCAGGCTTGCTGAAAAAGTCGGTATCTCCCGTAACACCCTTAAACGCTGGATCAATTTATTTAAAGAGATCTTTCCAGAAAGCCATTCATGGAAAAAAATTCGGGGCCGAGTGTCGCCAGCTATAAAAAATGACACCCTGCCCGGCAGTCTGCTCAATTTTTATCGGAACCAATTCCCATCCATCGAAAAAGCGTTGATACGCTGTTTGTCATTTTTATCCCAAGGTAGCGAAATGTCGCAAAATATAAGGGCGGGGTAA
- the tnpB gene encoding IS66 family insertion sequence element accessory protein TnpB yields MIYIPPQSIIFAIPEHISFDISIDQITGICKRYRLDYFSGDIYAFRDENETQIGLLTYDGHGIQWCIKRYSEGKISWWPHDTEVVQLLPRDLHIMLWGGNPSKIKMPEMWKPIII; encoded by the coding sequence ATGATTTACATACCACCGCAGTCGATTATTTTCGCAATTCCAGAACATATCAGTTTTGATATTTCTATCGATCAAATAACAGGCATTTGTAAAAGATACAGATTAGATTATTTCTCAGGAGATATTTATGCCTTCAGAGATGAAAATGAAACCCAAATAGGCTTATTAACCTATGATGGCCATGGAATTCAATGGTGTATAAAAAGATACTCAGAGGGAAAAATCAGTTGGTGGCCTCATGATACTGAAGTTGTACAATTGTTGCCAAGAGATCTACACATCATGCTTTGGGGAGGTAATCCCAGCAAAATTAAAATGCCAGAGATGTGGAAACCAATCATAATCTAA